In one Pseudomonas sp. 31-12 genomic region, the following are encoded:
- a CDS encoding GNAT family N-acetyltransferase yields MSTSLADWKGVPAPSVKTIEGRFIRLEKLDPARHAEGLWKALQGPGADPKLWDYLPYGPFPERSAFNDWLNNHAANSDPYFFSVIDRASGEVQGLLSLMSIVPAQGRIEIGHVTFGASMQRSPKSTEAVYLLAKESFALGYRRLEWKCNNGNARSKYAAERLGFSFEGVFRQHMVVKGQNRDTAWYSILDSEWPAIGAGFERWLSDENQTDSGQVKTLAECRG; encoded by the coding sequence ATGTCGACTTCACTCGCAGACTGGAAAGGCGTCCCGGCGCCGTCGGTTAAAACCATTGAAGGGCGTTTCATCCGCCTGGAAAAACTCGACCCGGCACGTCACGCCGAGGGTTTGTGGAAAGCCCTGCAAGGCCCGGGAGCGGACCCGAAACTCTGGGACTATTTGCCGTACGGCCCTTTTCCGGAACGCAGCGCTTTCAACGATTGGCTGAACAATCACGCGGCCAACAGCGACCCGTATTTCTTCAGCGTGATCGACCGTGCCAGCGGTGAAGTGCAGGGCCTCCTGAGTCTGATGTCGATCGTCCCGGCCCAAGGTCGCATCGAAATCGGTCACGTCACCTTCGGCGCATCGATGCAGCGTTCGCCGAAAAGCACCGAAGCGGTTTATTTGCTGGCCAAGGAATCCTTTGCGCTGGGCTACCGGCGCCTGGAGTGGAAGTGCAACAACGGCAACGCCCGCTCCAAGTACGCGGCAGAGCGGTTGGGGTTCAGTTTTGAAGGCGTGTTCCGACAGCACATGGTGGTCAAGGGACAGAACCGGGACACCGCGTGGTATTCGATTCTGGATTCAGAATGGCCGGCGATTGGCGCAGGTTTTGAGCGGTGGCTATCCGATGAAAACCAGACGGATTCCGGGCAGGTGAAAACACTGGCTGAGTGCCGCGGGTAA
- a CDS encoding homocysteine S-methyltransferase family protein: MGAGSTVILDGGMGRELQRAGAPFRQPEWSALALSEAPRAVEAVHAAYIDSGANVITSNSYAVVPFHIGEERFAAEGQALAALAGELARRAVEASGKAVRVAGSLPPLFGSYRPDLFDAARVTELLTPLVNGLAPHVDLWLAETQSSIVEARAIHAGLPKDGKPFWLSFTLKDEDTDEVPRLRSGEPVAEAATVAAELGVEALLFNCSQPEVIGAAIDAARQTFQRLGVKIHIGAYANAFPPQPKEATANDGLDPLREDLDPPGYLQWAADWKARGASHLGGCCGIGPEHIAVLAQKLA; encoded by the coding sequence ATGGGCGCAGGAAGCACGGTAATTCTGGATGGCGGCATGGGTCGTGAGCTGCAGCGCGCAGGAGCGCCGTTCAGACAGCCCGAATGGTCGGCGCTGGCTTTGAGCGAAGCGCCGCGGGCGGTAGAGGCGGTGCACGCGGCTTATATCGACAGTGGCGCCAACGTGATCACCAGCAACAGTTATGCGGTGGTGCCGTTTCACATCGGCGAAGAGCGTTTTGCAGCAGAAGGGCAGGCCCTCGCGGCGCTGGCCGGTGAGCTGGCGCGCCGGGCAGTAGAAGCTTCGGGCAAGGCTGTGCGTGTGGCCGGTTCGTTGCCACCGCTGTTCGGCTCCTATCGTCCTGACCTGTTTGATGCTGCTCGGGTGACAGAATTGCTGACGCCGTTGGTCAACGGGCTGGCGCCTCATGTCGACCTGTGGCTAGCCGAAACACAAAGCTCCATCGTCGAGGCGCGAGCAATCCACGCCGGACTGCCCAAGGACGGAAAACCGTTCTGGCTGTCATTTACCTTGAAGGATGAAGACACGGACGAAGTGCCGCGTTTGCGTTCGGGTGAGCCTGTCGCTGAGGCCGCAACGGTGGCTGCCGAGCTGGGTGTCGAGGCGTTGCTGTTCAACTGCAGTCAGCCAGAAGTGATCGGCGCTGCGATTGATGCGGCGCGGCAAACCTTCCAGCGTTTGGGGGTGAAGATCCACATCGGTGCGTACGCCAATGCCTTCCCGCCACAACCGAAAGAGGCCACGGCCAACGATGGTCTGGACCCGTTGCGTGAAGACCTCGATCCGCCGGGGTATCTCCAATGGGCGGCTGACTGGAAAGCGCGCGGCGCCAGTCATTTGGGCGGATGCTGCGGGATTGGGCCGGAGCATATTGCGGTGCTTGCCCAAAAGTTAGCGTGA
- a CDS encoding ABC transporter substrate-binding protein: MKFQPLLALGLTILAVSGQAFGGATLDRIEQKKELVGVLMESYPPFSFLNDQNQLDGFDVDVAKAVADKLGVKLRLETPSWDVIAAGRWSGRYDICVCSMTPSKARAEVFDFPVEYYASPAVIVVNAKDDRIHSAKDLSGKKVGLTSASSYESYLNKNLVIEGAEDTQLQYPFEDVQIAPYDTDNVAFQDLGLGAGVRLDAILTNLVTAQPRLTEDKRFKLAGEPLYSEPNSVAIEKGDAQWDAKVREVFAQLKQDGTLSKLSQKWIGADISQ; the protein is encoded by the coding sequence GTGAAATTTCAACCACTCCTGGCCCTGGGCCTGACGATTCTGGCTGTCTCCGGCCAAGCCTTCGGCGGAGCGACACTGGACCGCATCGAGCAGAAGAAAGAACTGGTGGGCGTGTTGATGGAAAGCTATCCACCGTTCTCTTTCCTCAACGACCAGAACCAGCTCGACGGATTTGACGTCGATGTAGCCAAAGCCGTGGCGGACAAACTGGGCGTCAAACTGCGCCTGGAAACGCCGTCCTGGGACGTCATCGCCGCCGGACGCTGGAGTGGCCGCTACGACATCTGCGTCTGCTCGATGACGCCGAGCAAGGCACGGGCTGAAGTCTTCGATTTCCCGGTCGAGTATTACGCCTCACCAGCGGTGATAGTGGTCAATGCCAAGGATGATCGCATTCACAGCGCCAAGGACCTGAGCGGCAAGAAAGTCGGCCTCACCAGTGCGTCCAGCTACGAAAGTTACCTGAACAAAAACCTGGTTATCGAAGGTGCTGAAGACACCCAGTTGCAGTACCCGTTCGAGGATGTGCAGATCGCGCCGTATGACACCGATAACGTGGCGTTCCAGGACCTGGGCCTCGGCGCTGGCGTGCGGCTGGATGCAATCCTCACCAACCTCGTCACCGCGCAACCGCGCCTGACCGAAGACAAACGCTTCAAGCTGGCTGGCGAGCCGCTGTACTCGGAGCCAAACTCGGTGGCCATCGAGAAAGGCGACGCACAGTGGGACGCCAAGGTGCGTGAGGTCTTTGCGCAACTGAAACAGGACGGCACCCTGAGCAAGCTCTCGCAAAAATGGATCGGCGCCGACATCAGCCAATGA
- a CDS encoding amino acid ABC transporter permease has product MTSFPTPPQPPQPVAESRLQRLFGFRTRLYLTWAAMFGLFASFFLSFDLKFSIILDKLPNLIGLHLAPNGFLQGAALTLFLCLASIVTSSLLGFITALARLSKSAVAFGIASFYASFFRGTPLLIQILLIYLGLPQLGIVPGAVTAGIIALSLNYGAYLSEIFRAGILGVAHGQREASLALGMRETVIFWRVTLPQAMRTIIPPTTNQFISMLKDSSLISVMGVWEVMFLAQSYGRSSYRYIEMLTTAAIIYWVMSIGLELIQARMERHYGKAYLSRS; this is encoded by the coding sequence ATGACTTCTTTCCCGACACCTCCTCAACCGCCGCAACCGGTGGCTGAGTCGCGGCTGCAACGCCTCTTCGGTTTCCGCACGCGCTTGTACCTGACGTGGGCGGCGATGTTTGGATTGTTCGCCAGTTTTTTCCTGAGCTTCGACCTGAAGTTCTCGATCATCCTCGACAAACTGCCCAACCTGATCGGCCTGCACCTGGCGCCGAACGGCTTCCTGCAAGGCGCGGCGCTGACGCTGTTTCTGTGCCTGGCCTCAATCGTGACGTCGTCGCTGCTGGGTTTCATCACCGCCCTGGCGCGCCTGTCGAAAAGCGCCGTGGCCTTCGGCATCGCCAGTTTCTACGCCTCGTTCTTTCGCGGCACACCGCTGCTGATCCAGATCCTGCTGATCTACCTCGGCCTGCCGCAACTGGGCATCGTCCCCGGCGCAGTCACCGCCGGCATCATCGCCCTTTCGTTGAACTACGGCGCGTACCTCAGCGAAATCTTCCGCGCCGGAATCCTCGGCGTCGCCCACGGCCAACGCGAAGCCTCCCTGGCACTGGGCATGCGCGAAACCGTGATCTTCTGGCGCGTCACCCTGCCCCAGGCCATGCGCACCATCATCCCGCCGACCACCAACCAATTCATCTCGATGCTCAAGGACTCGTCACTGATCTCGGTGATGGGGGTTTGGGAAGTGATGTTCCTGGCGCAATCGTATGGGCGGTCGAGCTATCGGTATATCGAGATGCTGACGACGGCGGCGATTATTTACTGGGTGATGTCGATTGGTCTGGAGCTGATTCAGGCAAGGATGGAGCGGCATTATGGGAAGGCGTATTTGAGTCGGAGTTAG
- a CDS encoding autotransporter domain-containing protein has product MSFSPQRLAFSIALLISTGAHAAPFKNVQIDTATTAAQTLGGADTLTISAPGSITNAGKTVSLKDSTSGTGVVIDNAGKIISTGGRAIDSSGDLTQARNYSIYNRVGAQILGFNDALRIDSNFVSGSLLIDNSGIIRSTTGQGLDLDALRSAGVKTTVINRAGGLIRGDASDGMKTGANATITNYGEIATGDSRSADDKFDGIDIDTATGVTVTNYGSISGGRHGITTDLGATLANYGQITGRNGSGFGSDGDGTVINHGTITGSYSGLQPNGDGDGVDIDNLAHIENYGTIQGIGAGGVDKGGFANGSEGIALGGGYVLNANGALIAGANSAILVDDGSGGSGVAATTLENFGTIHGLDGFGVKFVGEFADNVINGGTISGSNGLALDLGGGNDSLTLRNGSRFVGVVDGGSGDDRVVMDDAAGGSFGASRNFEWLEVKQGAWTLTGSGDFSDGGAVRNGATLINQGGIAGSLTVDEGGVYAGGGSVGNLLVNGTLRTNTQLGTATITHDLTMGSGSTLAYGVNADGSSAPIKVGGVANLNGATLAVNPGSGTYPWQSQYTVLQAASINGTFGKVTSDYAFLTPTLAYTPTQVDLTYTRNDVAFNEFAVTGNGSNAANSLASMSKNNELYNALLNTTSSTAGAAIEQLAGASNANLTSATLGAISQIGGSMLSAMQQMSGGSGLLVGLDQRDTPVLAATGVPSDARNLNDPNAQGRLWLQAIGGYGKLDGEHGNSGLEQRTKGTVLGTDWALDPQWRLGVLGGYSKTDLDATGVDGNVESWHAGVYALRQSGPFALRLGAAYSGHQGESKRTVAFNGFSDRPKGDYDADSQQAFAELGYAMGSGRLSAEPFASLGYQRYHRDSYQEKGGAAALQVDEETQDNFSSTFGLRLAHLSSLENGMSLTPRMTAGWKHTYGDVSNSTRQAFVVGGTAFSVDGSSLDRDSLVLEAGLDLGISARHSVGVGYSGEMGSNSRNHGVIGQWQMSF; this is encoded by the coding sequence ATGTCCTTCTCTCCCCAGCGCCTGGCATTCAGCATCGCGTTATTGATCAGCACCGGCGCCCACGCCGCCCCCTTCAAAAATGTGCAAATCGACACTGCGACCACCGCCGCACAAACCCTCGGCGGTGCCGACACCCTGACGATCTCGGCGCCAGGCAGCATCACCAACGCGGGCAAGACTGTGAGCCTGAAAGACAGCACCAGCGGCACCGGTGTGGTGATCGATAACGCGGGCAAGATCATCTCGACCGGCGGCCGGGCGATCGACAGCAGCGGCGACCTGACGCAAGCGCGCAACTACAGCATTTACAACCGCGTTGGCGCGCAGATCCTTGGTTTCAATGACGCCCTGCGCATCGACAGCAACTTCGTCAGCGGCAGCCTGCTGATCGATAACAGCGGCATCATCCGCTCCACTACCGGGCAAGGGCTGGACCTGGATGCGTTGCGCAGTGCCGGGGTCAAAACCACGGTCATCAACCGCGCGGGCGGATTGATTCGCGGAGACGCCAGCGATGGCATGAAGACCGGCGCCAACGCGACGATCACCAACTATGGCGAGATCGCTACCGGCGACTCTCGAAGCGCCGACGACAAGTTCGACGGTATCGACATCGATACCGCGACCGGCGTGACGGTGACCAACTACGGCAGCATTTCCGGCGGCCGCCACGGTATTACCACCGACCTCGGCGCGACACTGGCCAACTACGGCCAAATCACCGGTCGCAATGGCTCGGGTTTCGGCTCCGATGGCGACGGCACCGTGATCAACCACGGCACGATTACCGGGTCCTATTCGGGCCTGCAACCTAATGGCGACGGCGATGGCGTGGACATCGACAATCTCGCCCACATAGAGAACTACGGCACCATTCAAGGTATCGGCGCCGGGGGTGTCGACAAGGGTGGTTTCGCTAACGGCAGTGAAGGCATCGCGTTGGGCGGCGGCTATGTGTTGAACGCCAACGGCGCGCTGATCGCCGGCGCCAACAGCGCGATTCTGGTGGACGACGGCAGCGGCGGTTCGGGCGTGGCGGCGACTACGCTGGAAAACTTCGGCACCATTCATGGCCTCGACGGTTTCGGTGTGAAGTTTGTCGGTGAGTTCGCCGACAACGTGATCAACGGCGGCACGATCAGCGGCAGCAACGGCCTGGCGCTGGATCTGGGGGGAGGCAACGACAGCCTGACATTGCGCAACGGCAGTCGCTTCGTCGGTGTAGTCGACGGCGGCAGCGGTGACGACCGCGTGGTAATGGACGACGCGGCGGGCGGCAGCTTCGGCGCGAGTCGCAACTTCGAATGGCTGGAGGTCAAGCAAGGTGCCTGGACGCTGACCGGGAGCGGTGATTTCAGCGATGGCGGCGCGGTGCGCAACGGCGCGACGCTGATCAACCAGGGTGGCATCGCCGGCAGCCTGACCGTCGACGAGGGCGGTGTGTATGCCGGCGGTGGTTCGGTGGGCAACTTGCTGGTCAACGGCACTTTGCGCACCAACACTCAACTCGGCACGGCGACCATCACCCATGACTTGACCATGGGCAGCGGTTCCACTTTGGCCTATGGCGTCAACGCCGACGGCAGCAGCGCGCCGATCAAGGTCGGCGGCGTAGCCAACCTGAACGGCGCCACCCTGGCGGTGAACCCGGGCAGCGGCACCTATCCGTGGCAAAGCCAATACACCGTGCTGCAAGCCGCGAGCATCAACGGCACCTTCGGCAAAGTCACCAGCGACTACGCGTTCCTCACGCCGACCCTCGCGTACACCCCGACCCAGGTCGACCTGACCTACACGCGCAACGATGTCGCGTTCAACGAATTCGCGGTCACGGGTAACGGCAGCAACGCCGCCAACAGCCTGGCCTCGATGAGTAAAAACAACGAGCTCTACAACGCACTGCTCAACACCACCAGCTCCACGGCCGGCGCTGCAATCGAGCAACTCGCCGGCGCCAGCAACGCCAACCTGACCAGCGCCACCCTTGGTGCCATCAGCCAGATTGGCGGCAGCATGCTGTCGGCGATGCAACAAATGAGCGGCGGTTCAGGATTGCTGGTTGGCCTGGATCAGCGCGATACCCCGGTGCTCGCCGCCACCGGCGTCCCGTCCGACGCCCGCAACCTCAACGACCCGAACGCCCAAGGCCGACTCTGGCTGCAAGCCATCGGCGGCTACGGCAAGCTCGATGGCGAACACGGCAACAGCGGTCTGGAACAACGCACCAAGGGCACCGTGCTCGGGACTGATTGGGCGCTCGATCCGCAATGGCGCCTGGGTGTTCTCGGCGGCTATTCGAAAACGGATCTGGACGCCACGGGAGTCGATGGCAACGTCGAGAGTTGGCACGCCGGCGTTTACGCCTTGCGCCAAAGCGGACCCTTCGCTTTGCGTCTCGGCGCCGCGTACAGCGGCCATCAAGGCGAAAGCAAACGTACTGTCGCTTTCAACGGTTTCAGCGACCGACCAAAAGGCGATTACGACGCCGACAGCCAACAGGCCTTCGCCGAACTCGGGTACGCGATGGGCAGCGGTCGCCTCAGCGCCGAACCGTTTGCCAGCCTCGGCTACCAGCGTTATCACCGCGACAGCTACCAGGAAAAAGGTGGAGCCGCAGCGTTGCAGGTGGACGAAGAAACACAGGACAACTTCAGCAGCACCTTCGGCCTGCGCCTGGCACACCTGAGTTCGCTGGAGAACGGCATGAGCCTGACGCCACGCATGACCGCTGGCTGGAAACACACCTATGGCGATGTCAGCAACTCGACGCGCCAGGCATTTGTAGTCGGAGGAACGGCGTTCAGTGTCGATGGCAGTTCGCTGGATCGTGACAGTCTGGTGCTGGAAGCCGGGCTGGATCTGGGTATTTCAGCGCGGCATTCGGTGGGGGTGGGTTATAGCGGGGAGATGGGGAGCAACAGCCGCAATCATGGGGTGATTGGGCAGTGGCAGATGAGTTTTTGA